Proteins encoded in a region of the Pseudomonas sp. GOM7 genome:
- a CDS encoding DUF934 domain-containing protein → MQRIIKNGQVIDETWHLLAKDVTLDAIPNCDDIIVPLALWVEHAHALKARDGGLGVWLEAGDEIEEIADDLAHFQVIALEFPSFTDGRHSSTAYLLRTRYGYTGEVRAIGDVLRDQLFALRRVGFDAFALRADKDPVDALKAFEEYEEVYQASADQPLPLFRRRA, encoded by the coding sequence ATGCAGCGAATCATTAAGAACGGTCAGGTGATCGACGAAACCTGGCACCTGCTGGCCAAGGACGTGACCCTGGACGCCATCCCCAACTGCGATGACATCATCGTGCCGTTGGCGCTGTGGGTCGAACACGCTCACGCCCTCAAGGCTCGCGATGGCGGTCTGGGCGTCTGGCTGGAGGCCGGCGACGAAATCGAGGAAATCGCCGATGACCTGGCACACTTCCAGGTCATCGCCCTGGAGTTCCCGAGCTTCACCGACGGCCGTCACTCCTCCACCGCCTACCTGCTGCGCACCCGCTATGGCTACACCGGCGAAGTGCGTGCCATCGGTGACGTGCTGCGTGATCAGTTGTTCGCCCTGCGCCGTGTCGGCTTCGATGCCTTCGCCCTGCGCGCGGACAAGGATCCCGTCGATGCCCTCAAGGCCTTCGAGGAGTACGAGGAGGTCTACCAGGCCTCGGCCGACCAGCCGCTGCCGCTGTTCCGCCGCCGCGCCTGA
- the sohB gene encoding protease SohB, translating to MEFLSEYAGFLAKTLTVVVAIVVVLVFIAALRGKGRRGSGHLQVDKLNDFYKDLREHLQQTVLRKDELKALRKAEAKAAKQEKKAPSSKPRVFVLDFDGDIKASATDNLRHEVTALLSMAKAEDEVVLRLESGGGMVHGYGLASSQLARIREAGIPLTVCVDKVAASGGYMMACIGQKILAAPFAILGSIGVVAQLPNVHRLLKKHDIDFEVLTAGEFKRTLTVFGENTDKGREKFQEDLETTHELFKGFVARYRPQLDIDAVATGEVWLGMAAQERLLVDELKTSDQYLAERAAQAELFHLHFAQKKSLQERVGLAASVALDRFVLTWLSRLQQQRFW from the coding sequence GTGGAGTTTCTAAGCGAATATGCCGGCTTTCTGGCGAAAACCCTGACCGTCGTGGTAGCCATCGTCGTGGTGCTGGTGTTCATCGCCGCCCTGCGCGGCAAGGGGCGGCGCGGCAGCGGTCACTTGCAGGTGGACAAGCTCAACGATTTCTACAAGGACCTGCGCGAGCATCTGCAGCAGACGGTATTGCGCAAGGACGAGCTGAAGGCGCTGCGCAAGGCCGAGGCCAAGGCGGCCAAGCAGGAGAAGAAGGCACCCAGCAGCAAGCCGCGGGTGTTCGTGCTGGACTTCGATGGCGACATCAAGGCCTCGGCCACCGACAATCTGCGTCATGAGGTCACCGCGCTGCTGTCGATGGCCAAGGCCGAGGACGAAGTGGTGCTGCGCCTGGAAAGCGGTGGTGGCATGGTGCACGGCTACGGTCTGGCCTCCTCGCAACTGGCGCGCATTCGCGAAGCCGGCATTCCTCTAACGGTCTGTGTCGACAAGGTGGCCGCCAGCGGCGGCTACATGATGGCCTGCATCGGCCAGAAGATTCTCGCCGCGCCCTTTGCCATCCTAGGCTCCATCGGCGTGGTGGCACAGTTGCCCAACGTGCATAGACTGTTGAAGAAGCACGATATCGATTTCGAGGTGCTGACGGCCGGTGAGTTCAAGCGCACCCTGACGGTTTTCGGCGAGAACACCGACAAGGGCCGCGAGAAGTTCCAGGAGGATCTGGAGACCACCCACGAGCTGTTCAAGGGCTTCGTCGCCCGCTATCGCCCGCAACTCGATATCGATGCCGTGGCCACCGGCGAGGTCTGGTTGGGCATGGCGGCACAGGAACGCCTGCTGGTGGACGAGCTCAAGACCAGTGACCAGTATCTGGCCGAGCGTGCCGCGCAGGCCGAGCTGTTCCATCTGCATTTCGCCCAGAAGAAGAGCCTGCAGGAGCGTGTCGGGCTGGCTGCCAGCGTGGCCCTCGATCGCTTCGTGCTGACCTGGCTGAGCCGCCTGCAGCAGCAGCGCTTCTGGTAG
- a CDS encoding histidine phosphatase family protein translates to MGSIYLIRHGQASFGADDYDVLSPTGVRQAEVLGQHLAKLGVRLDRCISGSLRRQQHTAQAALQHIEHAPVLEIDDAFNEFDTDAVIRSLVPGILDEQPEALDILRNGANNRAEFQRLFAKLIERWISGEHDRPDLQSWQAFVAQVEGGLQRILERADSRQNIAVFTSGGTITALLRLITEVPARKAFELNWQIVNTSLSLLKFRGREVTLASFNSHLHLQLLKAPELITYR, encoded by the coding sequence GTGGGCAGCATCTACCTGATTCGACATGGCCAGGCTTCATTCGGTGCCGATGACTACGACGTGCTGTCACCCACCGGCGTGCGCCAGGCCGAAGTGCTCGGGCAACACCTGGCCAAGCTCGGCGTTCGTCTCGATCGTTGCATCAGCGGCAGCCTGCGGCGTCAGCAGCACACCGCGCAAGCCGCCCTGCAGCACATCGAGCATGCTCCCGTTCTGGAAATCGACGATGCCTTCAACGAGTTCGACACCGACGCGGTGATCCGTAGCCTGGTGCCCGGCATTCTCGACGAACAGCCAGAAGCCCTCGACATCCTGCGCAACGGCGCCAACAACCGTGCCGAATTCCAGCGCCTGTTCGCCAAGCTGATCGAACGCTGGATCTCGGGCGAACATGACCGCCCCGATCTACAGAGCTGGCAGGCCTTCGTGGCGCAGGTCGAAGGCGGCCTGCAGCGCATACTCGAACGCGCAGACAGCAGGCAGAACATCGCCGTGTTCACTTCCGGTGGCACCATCACCGCCCTGCTGCGCCTGATCACCGAGGTGCCAGCGCGCAAGGCATTCGAGCTCAACTGGCAAATCGTCAACACCTCGCTCAGCCTGCTGAAGTTTCGCGGCCGCGAGGTGACACTGGCTTCCTTCAACAGCCATCTGCATTTACAGCTGCTGAAGGCACCGGAACTCATCACCTATCGATGA
- a CDS encoding nitrite/sulfite reductase: protein MYVYDQYDQRIVEDRVKQFRDQTRRYLAGELSGEEFRPLRLQNGLYIQRYAPMLRIAVPYGLLSSTQVRMLAKIARDYDKGYAHISTRQNVQFNWPELEDVPEILAELATVQMHAIQTSGNCIRNTTTDQFAGVAKDEIVDPRPWCEIIRQWSTFHPEFSHLPRKFKIAVNGAVSDRAAIEVHDIGLEAVKNAAGELGFRVSVGGGLGRTPIVGSFINEFLPWQHLISYLDAILRVYNRYGRRDNKYKARIKILVKALTPEVFAERVNAEWAHLKDGPTTLTEAEVARVAAHFVDPSYLSLQDEDALLAQQDAEHPGFARWRQRNTFAHKKPGYVAVTLSLKPTGVAPGDVTDKQLDAIAELADRYSFGEVRNSHNQNIILADVEQRQLLTLWGELREQGFATPNVGLLTDIICCPGGDFCSLANAKSIPVAEAIQRRFDDLDYLFDIGDIDLNISGCMNACGHHHVGHIGILGVDKKGQEFYQVSLGGSAGREASLAQILGPSFAQDDMPDVVDKIIKVYVEQRTEEESFLDTYRRIGIDPFKERVYAANH, encoded by the coding sequence ATGTACGTATATGACCAGTACGATCAACGGATCGTCGAGGATCGCGTCAAGCAGTTTCGCGATCAAACCCGCCGCTACCTCGCCGGAGAGCTGAGCGGCGAGGAATTCCGTCCGCTGCGCCTGCAAAATGGCCTCTATATCCAGCGTTATGCGCCCATGCTGCGCATCGCCGTGCCCTATGGCCTGCTCTCCTCGACGCAGGTGCGCATGCTGGCCAAGATCGCCCGCGACTACGACAAGGGCTACGCGCACATCAGTACCCGGCAGAACGTGCAGTTCAACTGGCCGGAGCTGGAAGACGTGCCGGAGATTCTCGCCGAGCTGGCCACCGTGCAGATGCACGCCATCCAGACCAGCGGCAACTGCATCCGCAACACCACCACCGACCAGTTCGCCGGTGTGGCCAAGGACGAGATTGTCGACCCGCGCCCCTGGTGCGAGATCATCCGTCAGTGGTCGACCTTCCATCCCGAGTTCTCGCACCTGCCACGCAAGTTCAAGATCGCCGTCAACGGCGCCGTCAGCGACCGCGCCGCCATCGAGGTACACGATATCGGCCTGGAAGCGGTGAAGAACGCCGCCGGCGAGCTGGGCTTCCGCGTTTCCGTCGGCGGCGGCCTGGGCCGTACTCCGATCGTCGGCAGCTTCATCAACGAATTCCTGCCCTGGCAGCACCTAATCAGTTATCTCGACGCCATCCTGCGCGTGTACAACCGCTATGGCCGTCGCGACAACAAGTACAAGGCGCGCATCAAGATCCTGGTCAAGGCACTGACCCCCGAGGTGTTCGCCGAGCGCGTGAACGCCGAGTGGGCGCACCTCAAGGACGGCCCGACCACCCTGACCGAGGCCGAAGTCGCCCGCGTCGCGGCCCATTTCGTCGACCCGAGCTATCTGTCTCTGCAGGATGAGGACGCCCTACTCGCCCAGCAGGACGCCGAACACCCGGGCTTCGCCCGCTGGCGCCAGCGCAATACCTTCGCTCACAAGAAGCCTGGCTACGTCGCCGTCACCCTGTCGCTCAAGCCCACCGGCGTGGCGCCTGGCGACGTCACCGACAAGCAACTGGATGCCATCGCCGAGCTGGCCGACCGTTACTCCTTCGGTGAAGTGCGCAACAGCCACAACCAGAACATCATCCTTGCCGACGTCGAGCAGCGTCAGCTCCTGACCCTCTGGGGCGAGCTGCGCGAGCAAGGTTTCGCCACGCCGAACGTGGGCCTGCTGACCGACATCATCTGCTGCCCGGGCGGCGACTTCTGCTCGCTGGCCAACGCCAAGTCGATCCCAGTGGCCGAAGCCATCCAGCGCCGCTTCGACGATCTCGACTATCTGTTCGACATCGGCGACATCGACCTGAACATCTCCGGCTGCATGAACGCCTGCGGCCACCACCACGTCGGCCATATCGGCATCCTCGGCGTGGACAAGAAAGGCCAGGAGTTCTATCAGGTCTCCCTCGGCGGCAGCGCCGGTCGCGAAGCCAGCCTGGCGCAGATTCTCGGCCCGTCCTTCGCCCAGGACGACATGCCGGACGTGGTCGACAAGATCATCAAGGTCTATGTCGAGCAACGCACCGAAGAAGAAAGCTTCCTCGATACCTACCGCCGCATCGGTATCGATCCGTTCAAGGAGCGCGTCTATGCAGCGAATCATTAA
- a CDS encoding SCP2 sterol-binding domain-containing protein: protein MSVADIVQNMQSKFNASAAAGLDLVFQFNIEDGDNYALIVKDGTCAIEQGDNPNANVTLIMDSETLKGITTGETDGMQAFMAGKLRAEGDMMLAMKLGELFPV, encoded by the coding sequence ATGAGCGTTGCCGACATCGTCCAAAACATGCAATCGAAGTTCAACGCCAGCGCCGCTGCCGGCCTGGATCTGGTGTTCCAGTTCAATATCGAAGACGGCGACAACTACGCGCTGATCGTCAAGGATGGCACCTGCGCCATCGAGCAAGGCGACAACCCGAACGCCAATGTCACCCTGATCATGGACAGCGAAACCCTCAAGGGCATCACCACAGGTGAAACCGACGGCATGCAGGCCTTCATGGCCGGCAAGCTGCGCGCCGAAGGCGACATGATGCTGGCGATGAAGCTGGGCGAACTGTTCCCGGTCTGA
- a CDS encoding YhdH/YhfP family quinone oxidoreductase encodes MSEFKALLVSEAADGGFQRQVVQRRLSDLADGELLIRVRYSSLNYKDALSASGNRGVTKQYPHTPGIDAAGVVEASSVGEFAVGDEVIVTGYDLGMNTAGGFGQYIRVPAAWAIKRPQGLSLREAMLLGTAGLTAALCVDKLECAGVAPQDGVVLVTGATGGVGSVAVMLLKKLGYRVAAATGKADQAEFLRSLGADEIVSREELQQGVERPLLKERWAAAVDTVGGDILFNVVKSLRRGGSVACCGLTAGVGFQASVMPFILRGVNLLGVDSVELPLVVKASMWDKLSLQWKLDLAPLAREITLQELPAAIEQILAGGMVGRVLVRLD; translated from the coding sequence ATGAGTGAATTCAAGGCATTGCTGGTCAGTGAAGCGGCTGACGGCGGTTTTCAGCGGCAGGTGGTGCAGCGCCGCCTGAGTGACCTGGCGGATGGCGAGCTGCTGATTCGCGTGCGTTATTCCTCGCTCAACTACAAGGATGCCCTGTCGGCCAGCGGCAATCGCGGCGTCACCAAGCAGTACCCGCACACGCCGGGCATCGATGCCGCTGGCGTGGTCGAGGCGTCCAGCGTTGGCGAATTCGCCGTCGGCGACGAGGTGATCGTCACCGGCTACGACCTGGGCATGAATACGGCCGGTGGCTTCGGTCAGTACATCCGCGTGCCGGCGGCCTGGGCGATCAAACGCCCGCAGGGTTTGTCGCTGCGTGAAGCCATGCTGCTGGGCACTGCCGGCCTCACGGCGGCGCTGTGCGTGGACAAGCTGGAGTGCGCCGGTGTCGCACCGCAAGACGGCGTGGTGCTGGTCACCGGCGCTACTGGCGGTGTGGGCAGCGTGGCGGTGATGTTGCTGAAGAAGCTCGGCTACCGTGTTGCAGCGGCCACCGGCAAGGCGGATCAGGCCGAGTTCCTGCGCAGCTTGGGCGCCGACGAGATCGTCAGCCGTGAGGAGCTGCAACAGGGCGTCGAGCGGCCTCTGCTCAAGGAGCGCTGGGCAGCGGCGGTGGACACGGTCGGCGGCGATATTCTGTTCAATGTGGTCAAGTCGTTGCGCCGTGGCGGCAGTGTCGCTTGCTGCGGACTGACCGCAGGTGTCGGCTTCCAGGCATCGGTGATGCCCTTCATCCTGCGTGGCGTCAACCTGCTGGGGGTGGATTCGGTGGAGCTGCCGTTGGTGGTCAAGGCCTCGATGTGGGACAAGCTGTCGCTGCAATGGAAGCTGGATCTGGCCCCCCTGGCTCGGGAGATCACGCTGCAGGAGCTGCCGGCTGCCATCGAGCAGATCCTGGCCGGCGGCATGGTTGGCCGGGTGCTGGTACGGTTGGACTGA